Below is a window of Escherichia coli DSM 30083 = JCM 1649 = ATCC 11775 DNA.
GGATTGTATTCGCCGTATGCAAGGGGAACTGTATCTGGTCGACGAGAGCGGGCAAGACGTTTGTTTCCGCATTGAATTACCGTCGTCGAAAAACACGAAATAATGCTAACAGCCCATCCCATCAGGCTATTTTATTTGTCAGTTCGGCCCCGGGCAGTGCTCGAAATCTTCACGTACGACATGTACGCTCTGGTTTCTCCGCGCTGTCCATGTCCAAACTGCCTGCAACAATTACGCCCACTGGGATAGGCTTTAAGTCTGGTGAATATGCGACACATTTTTCAACGATTATTGCCCCGACGGCTGTGGCTGGCAGGGCTGCCATGTCTGGCATTGCTGGGTTGCGTGCAGAGTCACAATAAGCCAGCCATTGATACGCCAGCAGAAGAAAAAATTCCGGTTTATCAACTGGCTGACTATCTTTCTACTGAATGTAGCGACATCTGGGCGCTGCAAGGTAAATCAACCGAAACCAATCCGCTTTACTGGCTGCGGGCGATGGATTGTGCTGATCGTTTAATGCCTGCGCAGTCGCGTCAGCAAGCCCGCCAATATGACGACGGCAACTGGCAAAATACCTTTAAACAAGGGATTTTGCTCGCCGACGCCAAAATTACGCCGTATGAGCGCCGCCAGCTGGTCGCGCGCATTGATGCGCTAAGTACCGAGATCCCGGCACAGGTTCGCCCACTGTATCAACTCTGGCGCGACGGTCAGGCGCTGCAACTGCAACTGGCGGAAGAGCGCCAACGCTACAGCAAACTCCAGCAGTCCAGCGACAGCGAGCTGGATACTTTGCGCCAGCAACATCACGTTCTACAACAGCAACTGGAACTCACTACCCGCAAGCTGGAAAACCTGACCGATATTGAACGCCAGCTCTCGACCCGCAAACCGGCTGGAAATTTCTCGCCGGATACGCCGCACGAGAGTGAAAAGCCCGCGCCATCCACCGATGAGGTCACTCCTGATGAGCCATAAACCTGCGCATTTATTACTGGTCGATGATGATCCGGGATTGCTGAAACTGCTTGGCCTGCGCCTGACCAGCGAAGGCTACAGCGTGGTCACGGCGGAAAGTGGCGTTGAAGGATTACGGGTACTGAATCGCGAAAAAGTAGATTTAGTCATCAGCGACCTGCGGATGGATGAAATGGATGGTATGCAGCTATTTGCTGAAATTCAGAAAGTGCAGCCGGGAATGCCAGTAATTATTCTTACCGCGCATGGTTCTATTCCTGATGCCGTTGCTGCAACACAGCAGGGCGTGTTCAGTTTTCTCACCAAGCCTGTCGATAAAGATGCGCTATATCAGGCAATTGACGATGCGCTGGAACAATCCGCGCCAGCCACCGACGAACGTTGGCGCGAGGCGATTGTCACCCGCAGCCCGCTGAT
It encodes the following:
- the qseG gene encoding two-component system QseEF-associated lipoprotein QseG; this encodes MRHIFQRLLPRRLWLAGLPCLALLGCVQSHNKPAIDTPAEEKIPVYQLADYLSTECSDIWALQGKSTETNPLYWLRAMDCADRLMPAQSRQQARQYDDGNWQNTFKQGILLADAKITPYERRQLVARIDALSTEIPAQVRPLYQLWRDGQALQLQLAEERQRYSKLQQSSDSELDTLRQQHHVLQQQLELTTRKLENLTDIERQLSTRKPAGNFSPDTPHESEKPAPSTDEVTPDEP